In Candidatus Atribacteria bacterium, the genomic window CGGAGTTTATTTTTTTGATAAGAATATTCATCAAGCTATTAAAAACATAAAACCTTCTGCCCGGGGAGAATTGGAAATTACCGATGCAATTCAGTGGATGATTAATCAAGGTTATAAGGTAGGAGCTGAGGTAATTGAAGGTTGGTGGAAAGATACCGGTAAGCCGAATGATATTTTGGAAGCCAATCGTTTGATTTTAGAGGATATTGAGAGAGACATCAGTGAGGCGAAGGTGGATGAGAAATCTGAGATTTTAGGACGGGTAAAAATCGGACAAGGTACAGAGATTATTAATTCTAAGATATTGGGACCGGTTATAATAGGAAAGGGGGCTAGAGTAGTCGATTCTTATGTGGGTCCTTTTACTTCCCTTTCAGATAGAGCGGAAATAAAAAAGAGTGAAATTGAATGTAGTGTAGTTTTAGAAGAAAGTAAACTGGAAAATATCAAGGGACGAATGCAAAGATGTCTTATAGGCAGAGGCGTGGAAATTTATCATTCTAAAGACCTACCTCGAGTATTTCAATTTACTTTAGGCGACCACAGTAAGGTCGGCCTTCTCTAAAAGGTAAACTTTAGTGCCAGGCACCAAAGTTTACCTTTTTTATACTTTCTAGAAGGAAGTACCTAAAGTGAGGTAGATATCGTATCCTTTTTGGTCGTTCAGGGTTTTAGCTGCTCCCAATCTTAACGTAAAAGGAAAATCATATTGAAAATTAAAATCTGCTTTTAGTTCTGCTCCAATGCTTGATTTAAAATCTTGCCATATTGTGTTGAACTCATTTTCTTTAATAGTTTTTTTCACCTGAGGGCTTTCCCAGGCACTTCCTATATCGACGAAGAGAGCCCCGGATAATCTTTCTAAAAAGAGGTAGAGAGGTCCGAGGGTAATGCCATGTTCAATGTTGACCAGGGGGAAGCGGTATTCTATGCTAGCTAAAAGAAGATTATTCCCTT contains:
- a CDS encoding glucose-1-phosphate thymidylyltransferase; the protein is MKSIILCAGKGTRLRPLTHTSAKHLIPIANKPVLFYAIEAIKDCGVTDIGVIVGETAEDIKRELEDGDKWGVSISYIEQKEALGLAHAVLVAQDFLGEDKFLMYLGDNLLKNGVENYARKFVEGNYNAFVLLTEVGDPRQFGVAELEKGRVVRVVEKPKEPVSNLALIGVYFFDKNIHQAIKNIKPSARGELEITDAIQWMINQGYKVGAEVIEGWWKDTGKPNDILEANRLILEDIERDISEAKVDEKSEILGRVKIGQGTEIINSKILGPVIIGKGARVVDSYVGPFTSLSDRAEIKKSEIECSVVLEESKLENIKGRMQRCLIGRGVEIYHSKDLPRVFQFTLGDHSKVGLL